The Enterococcus sp. 7F3_DIV0205 genome has a window encoding:
- a CDS encoding permease translates to MFQFLPHSVLQMGTIFLSIVIEALPFVMLGCVISGALQVFLTPERVKKILPKNKFLSIVVGSLLGFFFPSCECGIVPIVHQFVKKEVPTYTAFAFMITAPIINPIVLFSTYIAFSNSIKFVVWRVVGSMLVALVVGVWLAYINKEPILTQTELDQACQIEAHHHEKETAWHKGWSVLTHGIDEFFDSGRYLIFGSLLAAAMQTYLPTGAILQLGHTKILAILVMLILAATLSLCSEADAFIGSSLLSLFGSGPIVGFLVFGPMVDIKNLLMMKRYFKTSFMLKFVGIVTVVVSLYALAI, encoded by the coding sequence ATGTTTCAGTTTTTACCCCATTCAGTTTTACAAATGGGTACTATTTTCTTGTCTATCGTGATCGAAGCTTTACCGTTTGTGATGCTTGGTTGCGTGATCTCAGGTGCTTTACAAGTGTTTTTAACACCAGAGAGAGTCAAAAAAATACTGCCAAAAAATAAATTTTTATCGATTGTTGTCGGAAGTTTGCTAGGGTTCTTTTTTCCATCTTGTGAATGCGGTATTGTGCCGATTGTTCATCAGTTTGTTAAAAAGGAAGTTCCCACTTATACGGCGTTTGCCTTTATGATTACAGCTCCGATCATTAATCCCATTGTACTATTTTCTACTTACATCGCTTTTAGTAATTCAATAAAATTTGTTGTTTGGCGGGTTGTTGGGAGTATGTTAGTAGCCTTGGTCGTCGGTGTTTGGTTGGCTTATATTAACAAAGAACCGATTCTAACTCAAACAGAACTCGATCAGGCATGCCAAATAGAAGCTCATCATCATGAGAAAGAAACAGCTTGGCATAAAGGGTGGTCTGTATTGACGCATGGCATCGATGAGTTTTTTGATTCAGGTCGCTATTTGATTTTTGGTTCCTTGTTAGCTGCTGCTATGCAGACTTATTTGCCAACAGGTGCTATTTTACAATTAGGTCATACCAAAATTTTAGCGATTTTAGTGATGCTTATATTAGCAGCGACGTTGTCATTATGTTCAGAAGCCGATGCATTTATTGGTTCTTCATTATTGAGCTTATTTGGCAGTGGACCGATTGTCGGGTTTCTTGTTTTTGGACCAATGGTGGATATCAAGAATTTATTGATGATGAAACGTTATTTTAAAACATCATTTATGTTGAAATTTGTTGGAATCGTGACAGTTGTTGTTAGTCTTTATGCACTAGCTATTTAA
- a CDS encoding MBL fold metallo-hydrolase: protein MSQEKAFNISILASGSTGNSLFIETEKKKLLIDAGLSGKKITSLLAEVGRKPEDLDAILVTHEHRDHIHGVGVLARKYKLDVYANEKTWAAMDPLIGNVALEQKHVFDMGKVLTFGDMDIESFGVSHDAAAPQFYRFFKDNRSFVMLTDTGYCSDHVRGIIKDADAYLIESNHELEILRMGPYPWSLKQRILGDKGHLSNDDGALTMADVIGDHTKRIYLGHLSKENNTKEHARMAMESILAEKGLGVNFDFNVYDTDPESASELFAI, encoded by the coding sequence ATGAGTCAAGAAAAAGCTTTTAACATCAGCATTCTTGCCAGCGGCAGTACCGGTAATTCCCTTTTTATTGAAACAGAGAAGAAGAAGCTGCTTATTGATGCAGGCTTGAGTGGGAAAAAAATCACTTCATTACTAGCAGAAGTCGGCCGTAAACCAGAAGACTTGGATGCTATTTTAGTAACACATGAACATCGTGATCATATTCATGGTGTCGGTGTCCTTGCTAGAAAATATAAATTAGACGTCTATGCGAATGAAAAAACGTGGGCAGCAATGGATCCATTGATCGGAAATGTTGCGCTTGAGCAAAAGCATGTCTTTGATATGGGAAAAGTGTTAACGTTTGGTGATATGGATATCGAAAGTTTTGGTGTTTCCCATGATGCAGCAGCTCCGCAATTCTACCGTTTCTTTAAGGATAACCGTTCGTTTGTCATGCTGACAGATACAGGATATTGCAGTGACCACGTACGCGGTATAATCAAAGATGCAGATGCTTATTTAATTGAAAGCAATCATGAATTAGAGATTTTACGGATGGGTCCGTATCCTTGGAGCTTAAAACAGAGAATTTTAGGAGACAAAGGTCACTTATCAAATGATGATGGGGCTTTGACGATGGCTGATGTGATCGGGGATCATACGAAACGGATTTATTTAGGGCATTTAAGTAAGGAAAATAATACCAAAGAACATGCTAGAATGGCGATGGAATCGATTTTAGCTGAAAAAGGGCTAGGGGTTAATTTTGATTTTAACGTCTACGATACAGATCCTGAATCAGCATCAGAATTATTTGCGATTTGA
- a CDS encoding threonine/serine exporter family protein: MTTIDIEKVLETCLLAGKIMLESDAEMYRVEDTMSRIALASGDYRLVSYVTQTGLFVGLDGTSTIRMVQILNRSINLEKVSRINQLSREYVTGRYTLDELLDELKTLEQERKFFPLWLRFISAAVVSGTIMILFGGVWDDLLLTCLIGGSGYILYYSSLKVLRIKFLSEFLAAFFIGCAALLSSKIGLGINQDMIIIGCVMPLVPGVQMTNALRDLLAGHYLSGVSRGTEAMMTASMIGFAIAFVFQLFY, from the coding sequence ATGACAACAATAGATATAGAAAAAGTTTTGGAGACTTGTTTATTGGCTGGAAAAATCATGTTGGAAAGCGATGCTGAGATGTATCGAGTAGAGGATACCATGAGTCGAATTGCTTTAGCTTCGGGAGATTATCGCCTAGTCAGTTACGTTACGCAAACCGGTCTTTTCGTTGGTCTAGATGGGACATCAACGATTCGCATGGTCCAAATTTTAAATCGCTCGATCAATTTAGAAAAAGTTTCCAGAATCAATCAGCTGTCCAGAGAATATGTGACTGGACGTTACACCTTGGATGAGCTTTTAGATGAACTAAAAACTTTAGAGCAAGAACGGAAATTTTTTCCTTTATGGCTAAGATTCATCAGCGCTGCTGTTGTGAGCGGAACGATCATGATTTTATTTGGTGGTGTTTGGGATGACCTGCTTTTGACCTGTTTGATCGGAGGGAGCGGTTATATTCTGTATTATTCCAGTTTAAAAGTCTTACGAATCAAATTTCTCTCCGAGTTTTTAGCTGCTTTCTTTATTGGGTGTGCGGCTCTTTTGAGCAGTAAAATCGGGTTAGGCATCAATCAGGATATGATTATTATAGGATGTGTCATGCCCTTAGTTCCTGGAGTTCAAATGACGAATGCCTTACGCGACTTGCTTGCTGGACATTATCTTTCAGGTGTTTCCAGAGGTACTGAGGCAATGATGACTGCCTCTATGATCGGCTTTGCAATTGCTTTTGTTTTTCAATTATTTTATTAG
- a CDS encoding GNAT family N-acetyltransferase, protein MIKKIDVLTSFELDEIVQIWLTANCEAHPFIPESYWQKNVEFVKEELPKADLYIYCEKNKIIGFLGMNDTYIAGIFVLNGYRNLGIGQKLLDEAKQVHDELTLSVYAKNQKAVNFYKKQGFQQINQQTDNTGEIEYQLLWKK, encoded by the coding sequence ATGATTAAAAAAATCGATGTCTTAACATCATTTGAATTAGATGAAATAGTACAAATTTGGCTAACAGCCAATTGTGAGGCCCATCCTTTTATCCCAGAAAGCTATTGGCAAAAAAACGTTGAATTTGTAAAAGAAGAATTACCCAAAGCCGATCTCTATATTTATTGTGAGAAAAACAAAATAATTGGCTTTTTGGGCATGAATGATACTTATATCGCTGGAATTTTTGTCCTGAATGGCTATCGAAATCTAGGAATCGGTCAAAAGCTTTTAGACGAAGCAAAACAGGTCCATGACGAGTTGACCCTTTCTGTTTACGCTAAAAATCAGAAGGCTGTAAATTTTTATAAAAAACAAGGATTTCAACAAATCAATCAACAAACCGATAATACTGGCGAGATAGAATATCAGCTTCTTTGGAAAAAATAA
- a CDS encoding threonine/serine exporter family protein: protein MTTLLIQFSFSFLASAAYAIITNVPRRSLIACGLSGASGWMFYWFVIQLGGNAALGSLLGALSVAAVSFICSRKLKLPVTIFNIPGMVPLVPGGLAYQAVRNLVIGNYETAIYSTVQAIMIAGAIALGLVLSEVLNHNIRNFREKREIVSLIRKKQEK from the coding sequence ATGACCACTTTACTGATTCAGTTTTCTTTTAGTTTTTTAGCATCGGCTGCATATGCTATCATTACAAATGTTCCCAGACGATCATTGATTGCCTGTGGCTTATCTGGTGCATCTGGCTGGATGTTTTATTGGTTTGTGATTCAATTAGGTGGTAACGCCGCTTTAGGCTCCTTACTGGGTGCATTAAGTGTTGCCGCAGTTAGCTTTATCTGTTCACGAAAATTAAAATTACCTGTCACTATTTTTAATATCCCCGGCATGGTTCCTTTGGTTCCAGGTGGCTTAGCCTATCAAGCGGTACGAAATTTAGTCATTGGTAATTACGAAACAGCTATTTACTCTACCGTCCAAGCCATCATGATCGCTGGAGCCATTGCTTTAGGCCTCGTTTTATCAGAGGTCTTAAATCATAACATCAGAAACTTTAGAGAAAAGCGTGAAATCGTTAGTTTGATTAGAAAGAAACAGGAAAAGTAA
- a CDS encoding two-component system regulatory protein YycI: MDFKRIEWIFFLAFLGLNLFLFGIYQEGVKEESNVSFSEQTDSIEKRLGKDGISYKGVLSGGKKEGYYLSGEQTNFYDAIQNERETRDRNFFKNGIELIDNSLTAYPQMNYTQTSYFIDEKNVKKSLEAFLNDKDSVLFGNQYLYLPEFSTLDGEFPEVIVSQSYKNIPFKDDTAQISLKLEKSDESDGLHKIYKYTQTHIQGIEELRDKMDLSSERDAIETLYINNKIPSNAKITFRELAYTRIYKIREKNVYVPVWFVGIKSSGSNLQIEQVNAMSNTIITNNTVPKVENQ; the protein is encoded by the coding sequence ATGGACTTTAAACGAATTGAGTGGATTTTTTTCCTTGCCTTTTTAGGCTTAAATCTGTTTCTTTTTGGTATTTATCAAGAAGGGGTAAAAGAAGAGAGCAATGTTTCTTTTTCTGAGCAGACAGACAGTATTGAAAAGAGGTTGGGAAAGGATGGCATTTCGTATAAAGGTGTACTTTCTGGTGGAAAAAAAGAAGGATATTATTTGAGTGGTGAACAAACGAACTTTTATGATGCAATTCAAAATGAACGAGAAACGAGAGACCGTAATTTTTTTAAAAATGGAATCGAACTGATCGATAATTCATTAACTGCGTATCCTCAAATGAATTACACTCAAACGAGTTACTTTATTGATGAGAAGAATGTTAAAAAGTCTTTAGAAGCATTTTTAAACGATAAAGATAGCGTTTTGTTTGGCAATCAGTACCTTTATTTACCTGAATTTTCTACATTAGATGGTGAATTTCCAGAAGTCATTGTTTCTCAAAGTTATAAAAATATTCCTTTTAAAGATGATACGGCTCAAATTTCATTAAAGTTGGAAAAGTCAGATGAGTCAGATGGCCTACACAAAATTTATAAGTATACACAAACTCATATTCAAGGAATCGAAGAGTTGAGGGATAAGATGGATTTATCTTCTGAACGTGATGCTATTGAAACGTTGTATATCAATAATAAGATTCCTAGCAACGCGAAGATTACGTTTAGAGAGCTAGCTTATACAAGAATTTATAAAATTCGTGAGAAAAATGTGTATGTACCTGTATGGTTTGTTGGAATCAAGTCTAGTGGTAGTAATTTACAGATAGAACAGGTGAATGCCATGAGCAATACGATTATTACAAATAATACTGTGCCAAAGGTGGAAAATCAGTAG
- a CDS encoding TIGR03943 family putative permease subunit translates to MIRFLILIGYTMLMMYLQVSGRLNQYINVHYSYLAILSMALSFVLAIVQLILWNKEEDKKSENHHNQEGHDHGLTKPYQRGIAYLLLALPLVVGFMFPTISLDTSIVEAKGFNFPLSKESVGDPDVETQFLKPDTSIYFDKTDYNEQMKQALKKYVKDNHVTITDENYLEVMELIYNYPSEFAGKTISYKGFIFNSKRKEQPGTFVFRFGIIHCVADSGVFGLLTNMPEGQTFSNNDWVELTGTIRSEYYTPFKREIPAVDVTKVKQVEEPKNQYVYRSF, encoded by the coding sequence ATGATTCGTTTTTTGATTTTGATTGGCTATACAATGTTGATGATGTATTTGCAGGTATCTGGCAGACTGAATCAATATATAAATGTTCATTACAGCTATTTGGCGATTTTGTCGATGGCACTTTCTTTTGTGTTAGCGATTGTTCAGCTGATTCTTTGGAACAAAGAAGAGGATAAAAAGTCTGAAAATCATCATAACCAGGAAGGACATGATCATGGTTTGACCAAACCGTATCAACGTGGGATTGCGTATTTATTATTAGCGTTGCCATTAGTTGTAGGCTTTATGTTTCCGACGATTAGTTTGGATACGTCGATCGTTGAAGCGAAAGGCTTTAACTTTCCGTTAAGTAAAGAGTCTGTGGGTGATCCCGATGTAGAGACTCAATTCTTAAAACCAGATACAAGTATTTATTTTGACAAAACGGATTACAATGAACAAATGAAACAAGCGTTGAAAAAATATGTAAAAGACAATCACGTGACGATCACCGATGAAAATTATTTAGAAGTGATGGAATTGATTTATAACTATCCTAGTGAATTTGCTGGTAAGACCATTTCTTATAAGGGGTTTATCTTTAATTCTAAACGAAAGGAACAACCAGGAACATTTGTTTTCCGATTTGGAATCATTCATTGTGTGGCAGATTCTGGAGTGTTTGGATTGTTGACGAATATGCCTGAAGGTCAAACATTCAGCAACAATGACTGGGTGGAGTTAACAGGGACAATTCGTTCTGAGTACTATACACCTTTTAAACGGGAGATTCCAGCAGTTGATGTTACAAAAGTCAAACAAGTGGAAGAACCGAAGAATCAATATGTGTATCGCTCGTTTTAA